Genomic window (Marinobacter fonticola):
GGCCATCGCTCAACGGATAAAAGGTACTCCGGGGATAACAGGCTGATACCGCCCAAGAGTTCACATCGACGGCGGTGTTTGGCACCTCGATGTCGGCTCATCACATCCTGGGGCTGAAGCCGGTCCCAAGGGTATGGCTGTTCGCCATTTAAAGTGGTACGCGAGCTGGGTTTAGAACGTCGTGAGACAGTTCGGTCCCTATCTGCCGTGGACGTTGGAGATTTGAGGAAAGCTGCTCCTAGTACGAGAGGACCGGAGTGGACGAACCTCTGGTGTTCGGGTTGTCACGCCAGTGGCATTGCCCGGTAGCTATGTTCGGACAGGATAACCGCTGAAGGCATCTAAGCGGGAAGCCCCTTCCAAGATGAGATCTCCCTGGCCCCTCGAGGGCCCTGAAGAGCCGTTCAAGACCAGGACGTTGATAGGTCGGGTGTGTAAGCGCTGCGAGGCGTTGAGCTAACCGATACTAATTGCTCGTGCGGCTTGACTATATAACACCCAAGCCAACTGCGGATAACGCAGGAAATCGCTTCAGCTTTGAGCTTCGGCTCACGCAATCTTGTCCCGCCCAGTGGTCAACCTGTTTGCCTGACGACTATAGCGGTCCGGAACCACCTGATCCCATCCCGAACTCAGCCGTGAAACGGACCAGCGCCGATGGTAGTGTGGCATCTGCCCATGCGAGAGTAGGTCATCGTCAGGCTCCTAAATAAAACAGCCCCGACAGCGTAAGCTGCCGGGGCTTTTTTATTGGTCTCACAAAAGTGACTACGGAGTGCGCACAGCGGTGCCGCCAGGGTCGTCGTTGCAGCCCAAGGGTCTGCCGCTGCAGGCCCCCCGTATCGAACGCGCGCGCCCTCCCTCACCAACGGCCCCGAAGGGCACTAGGTGTGAATAGTGATAGTCGTCCCCCCAAAAACAAACCCCAACACTGCATGTTGGGGTTCATAAAAAAATGCTTTAGATACAGGGTTAAACCTAACCCTCTTCACCACCATTCAAATCAACCAGCGCCGCAATAATTTCCTGAACCACCGTAAACTGCTGGCTGATGCTGTCCATTACCTGCTCCAACGCTATTAGTTTGAAGGTAAAAAAGCAGGCAGCGATAAAAAACGCAACAACGGTAAGCAACCAGTATAGCTTCAACTTCCTGTACCGTTGCTCCAAGGCTGCTTCCTGGCGTGTCTGTATGGTGGTTAATAGACCTTTGAGTTGGTGAAGTTCATCGTGGGTTTCTTCGTAAGCGATTTCGAGAGTGGATAAACGCCCGGTCAGACGACGGTTCAGCATCAACTCGTCAGGGTTTGGACTACCGCGTTCCACCGCACTCTCGTCGGGAAACTCAAGCAAGGGCGCTTCTTCAGCACCGGCGAGGATGGATTCGATCATAGCTAGAAGTTGATCACGGTCCACTTGTTTGCTGATGACTCCTGACGCACCCCGTGCTTTGGCGTCTTCAAGGTATTTATCGGCGTTCTGCGAGGTGTACATGAATACCGGTATGTGGGCTGTGTCTGGATTGTTCTTGAGACGTTCCAGTGCCTGAAACCCGTTCATGCCAGGAAGTAGATGGTCCAGAAAAATCAGATCATAGGGTTCCGCCTGGAGCATTTGGAAGCCTTCTTCCGCCGAAACGGCACCCTTGGTTACCAGGTCGGCTTTCTGGAGCAATCGGGCGAGGATAATTCTCGCCGTCGAGGAATCGTCAATAATCAGCGCTTGGCCGCGAGCCATAGTCTTCTCCTTGTACGCATACGACTCCGACCGCAGTGTGATTACAACGTTGTCACATCCCTGGAGTCTGGCAAAAGTTAGCGACTAAGACTCGCTGAATCAAGGAGTTTCGTTGGTATTCACGGTAACCAGATCTCAAAAACACCGCCGCCCAGTGGTCCGCCATTTAGAATTCGGATTTCACCGCACCGATCGCCATTGCGGTGTAGGTGAGCAACCGCTTCAGCAAAGTAAAGCCCGAGCCGAGTGCTGCCTGATTGGAAATTGATGGGCTCGGCGGCTGAGGAGGCGGATTGCAGCATGGCGTGAGGATAACCGGAGCCATCGTCGGCGACCCGTATGACCAAGTATCCCTCATGCTCCCCCGCGCTAATGTAGATGCTGCTGCGAGTATAGCGAATGGCGTTGTTAACCGTGTTATTGATGACGCCGGCCAGTAGTTCGGCATCGAAGTAGCCGCTTACAGAATCGCATACAAGGGTATGCTCAAGGCCATGCCCTTCAAGTAGTGGGACATGGCGCGCCAACTGGGCCTCTAGATAATCGGGCAGGAAATGCTCTTCGATATGGGCGCTGAGGGTGTCCTGGTCGAGTCGGTAGAGCCCGAGCAGTTGCACCAGGTCTCCATGCACCCTTTCGGCTTCATATCGTAGTGTATTGAAACGAGGTGAGCTCCCTACGCTACCTGGGATCTCATCCCCCAGCTCGTCGAGCGAATGCAGAAGCATGCCGAGCGAGTTCTTCATATCGTGAACCGCTGATGCCATAACCATCGTGAAATCCAGGGATTCGGTAACTGGTTCGGTCCGCTCGGGTTTGATGCTATCGATCATGACAGGGACTCCACTTTCCGCTGCAGGGACTGGTAACGCCGGTATTGTTGATTGTTAGGGGAGAGGTTTCTCAAGTTCTCAAGACTCCGCTTGCATTCGTCTAGCATGGACTGGTCCTGAGGTTGAGCTTCCAGCTGCTTTAAGCGGACTTGCACTAGATTAAGGTTGAGCGCGGCGTGCTTGGGAACAAAGCTTAGCGCTTCTTGGAATGTCTTTACCGCAGCGTTGAGGTCTCCACTTTCGAAAGCCGAAATACCCTGACGGTTCAAACGGCGGGCTTTGACCCGCTTGCGAAAGCTCACAGGTTCATCCAGCAGGGATCCGATGGATCGCTGTAGTTCCTTGTCGTCAGGAAAGCGCTGAGAGAGCGTATAGAGACGCTTTTCCGCCTCATTACGGTGATCAATAGCGAAAAGAGTGCGGGCGAGTTCAAGCACCGTTTCAGGCGCCATGCTTGCTTCGTCAACACGGGTAACAATGCACTCGACGAGCTGTTCCGCTTCTTTGGCTCGTCCCTGGCTGGCATGCACCCGTGATTGGACCAATATACTCTGGCGATGTTCTTCCTCAGCATCGGGAAAGCGCTTTTTTACAGCCTGAAGTGTGCGTAGCGCCTCTTCTGCGTGAGCCTGTCCTTCCTCGCTATGATCGTCGTCACTAAGCTCACTCAGAGAGCGCCCCAAGTTGAGATAGTGCTCGGGGTCATCGTGAATGCTGTGCATACCCAGGTGAACGGTCTTGCGCCAAGCTGCTGAGGCCACATCCAAGTCCTGATTTTCGGTGGCCATGATAGCGAGGTTACGCTGTCTCAGGATCGCGTTGGGCGATAATTTGGCTGCCGTCTCCAGTGTGCGCTGAGCAGCGGCAGGCTTACCCGCAGCCGCCAGCGCCTGGGCTTGGAGATCGTAGGCTTCCATAAGGTCTGGCTGGTGTTCGACCAGAATTTGCAGGGTATGAGCCGCTTCCTGGTAACGCCGCTCGGCGATCTGGACGCGGCCCAAGCCCAGCCGTGCCCAGGCGATTTCTCGCGATGCCAACACATCTTCGCAGACCTTGCGTGCATGACTATAGTCGCCGACCTGATAGTAAAGATCGGACATTGTTTTGAGTATCCAGGTCTTATAGCGAGGCTGCTGTGGCAAGAGCTGAGTGCACAGTGAGATGGCTTTGGGAAGGTTTTCCAGATCGATTTCACGGTTAATAGGGTAGAGCACCGAGCGCTGGTGAAAAAGCGCATGCAGTCGTTGGCTGAGAGCGGCCTGGTTAATGGGTTTGGTGAGGTAGCCGTCCGGATGGTACTCGCGCGCACCCATGACCATTTCCTTGGAGGTTTCTGCGGTCACCATAACGAAGAGCGAGGTGCGGCGTAACAGCTTGCGGTGTCGCAACTCCTCCAATACATGCTGGCCACTCTTGCCCGTACCGAGGTTGTAGTCGCACAACACAATATCGTATTGGTCGTAAGTGCAGTTCTGAATGGCTGCGGCACCATTGGAAACGGCGTCAATGTGGCCCAGACCCAGGCCCCACAGCATTTGGCGCATCGATAGGCGGAAGTTCTCGAAGTCGTCCACAATCAGCGCGCGGAACTTGGAGAAGTCATTTTCGGAACGCGCTTTGGTCTTCGCCAAGGCAGTCATAAATTTCACCCCGGATAATCGTTGGCGCACGCTTCTGTACTAGCCTTGGGCAGCCCGTTTGAGTTGTTTGTTGACCATGGCTCGCAGGGCTGCCGGCTTCACCGGTTTGTACAGGATTTGGTAACCCTGTTCCAGAGTTGCGGTTTTAACATCTTCCGCCATGTAACCGGTAATGAGGATGCCTGGAATAGGACGACCGAAATCGGCCTGTAGTGCATTCATTGCGTCCAGACCACTCTGATCGTTATCCAGTTGGTAGTCCGCGAGAATAATGTCGGGCGCCTTGTTACCTATAGCCTGCCTGGCTTCCTCCAGGCTTAGGGCGGGTGTGACAACGCAACCCCAGTTGTTAAGCAGCGCGATCATTCCATCAAGGATGTTCTCGTCGTTATCAATGCATAGGACAGCCAGATCCCTTAGGTTGGACAGTCCGCGGGACGATGTTTTCCTGCCTATAGAGGGGGCCGGCGCTTCGATGGGTTCTACCCGGGGAACCGTAATACTAAAAATGCTACCGCGTCCCTGCTCGGACCGAACGTTAACCGGATGGTCAAGCATAGTGCTGATACGATCCACGATGGCCAATCCCAAGCCTAAACCTTTTTGGTCGCTGGCCTGCTGCAGCCGCCGGAATTCTTCGAAGATCTGCTTGAGTTTATCGCTGGGTATGCCGGGACCGGTGTCCCAGACTTCCACGCGCACATAGCCTTTCAGGCGTCGACAGCCAAGGAGGATGCGGCCTTTCGGAGTATAGCGGGTAGCGTTGGATAGGAAATTCTGGATAACCCGGCGCAGCAGCTGTTGGTCGGAATGAATCCAGGCCGAGCAAGGCACCATATGCAGTTCGAGACCCTGTTCATGGGCGATGGCGGAAAACTCCGTCGAGAGATGCCGGAGTAGGTCGTTGACGGGAAATCGCGTTAATTTCGGCTCCAGAGCCCCGGCGTCCAGTTTGGATATGTCCAACAGGGTGCTGATGATCTCCTCGGCCGCTTCCAGGGAGCTGTCGATGTGATCCCCCAGGTCTTTCAGCTCTCCCTGCGCCTTGCCCACCAGCGCCGAGGTGAAGAGCCTGGCGGCATTCAAGGGTTGCAGCAGGTCGTGGCTGGCCGAAGCCAGGAAGCGTGTCTTGCTCTGATTAGCCTGTTCGGCGACGGATTTTGCCTTCAGCAGCTGTTCGTTTAAGACCTGCAATTCTTGTGTGCGCTCTTTAACCCGTTGTTCCAGATAGATGTTAGTTTCTTTTAGCGCTTGTTCGGTCCGTCGCATGGGCGTGATGTCTTGAAAGGTGATCACGTAGCCCCCGCCGGGAATCGGGCTGCCTTCGATCTTCAGGATGGTGCCATCCGGACGGTGCTGTTCGTCAGCGAAAGCCAGGGCTTCGCGCATGCACCGCAGACGATCTTCGAGCACTTCGTCGACTTTACGGGCTGGTAGGTTCATGGTCACCATGCTATATCGCACAAGATCGGCGAATGGCCGCCCGGCGCGAACGAAGCCGCGGGGATAGACGAACATATCGAGGTAACGCTGGTTCCAGACCACTAGCTGCTGCCGGTGGTTCACCACCGCCACACCCAGGCTGATATTCTCGATCGCCGATTGCAGCAGCTCGCGGCTGAAGGTCATGGCCTGGGAGGCTTCGTCGACGATGCTGACGACGTCCTCGATCTGCATGTCGCGACCCGTTAGGGTGGACTCCAGCACCACCCTTGCCGTAGATGCGCCAATGACCGAGGCCAGTTGGCGTTCCACGTACTTCATCAGATGTGTGCTGGCCGGACGCTGCGGAGCAATGCGCGTGGCGTTGCGGCGCTCATAGTTGCGAAACAGTGTTTCGGAGCGGTCTTCGCCCATAAAGCGATCCGCAAGCGCCTGCAAGTCAGCGGTCAGGATCTCACCTTGCCAAATTTGCTGTTGAGGCGTTTCGGCGCGTGGCTCGGGATCGTGAAAAAAGGAGGCAATCTGAATCTTTTCCCGAACGCGCTGCCGGGTAAAGAGCGACAGGGTGATGTAGAGCAGCGTATTGCTGCCTAGGCTCCAGATAATGCCATGGCTGACCTGATCTACTTCCATACCGAACAGGGCCGTGGGGCGTGTCCAGCCCATGCCCCAGAGGCCCTCTTCGATCAAGCTATCGCTCAGCCAGCCCGTGGATGCCAGGGCTGGAATCAGCAGGGTGTAACACCACATCAAGAAACCGGCAGCCAGACCCCAGACAGCGCCAGTGTGGTTGCCACGCCGCCAGACGATGCCGCCCACGAGGGAGGGGCCGAACTGCGCCGCTGCTGCGAACGACAACAACCCGAACGCAGTAAGGCTGTACTCTTCGCTTGCCAGACGATAGAAGCCGTAAGACGTGAGTAGGATGACGAAAATGGCCACCCGGCGAATACTCAGTAGCAAGTAGCTCAGATCGCCCCGCTGATTCATCCGCGGGCGGAAGAATTTGAGTAGCGCGGGCATGATGATCTCGTTGCTTACCATGGTGGCGATAGCGACCGAACATACGATGACCATCGCTGCTGCCGCTGAGCCTCCGCCGAGATAGGCCAGGATCGCCAACCATTGTTCACCGGCAAGAATCGGCAGGCTGAGTATCAGTACGTCGGGATTGGTATCGCCACTATTGGGTGAGAGGAGGCCGGCCGCGGCAATTGGCAGGACGAAGGCACTGGCGATGACCAGGTACGCGGGCATCGCCCAGCGAGCCGTCTCCAGGTCGCGGTGATCGGTGTTCTCCACCACCGTGACATGGAACTGCCTGGGAAGGCATATGATAGCCAGCATGGCGACGACCGTCTGGGTGACGAAAGCCACCGGCTCGACATTGTCGAACGTCAGGGTGCCAATCAGGTCGGCCTCGCGTACACGCTGGAGCAGATCGCCGAACCCGCCATAGAGGCCAAAGCCGACAAACAGTCCTACGGCAATAAAAGCGACCAGCTTGATCACCGATTCGAAGGCGACAGCCTGAATCATCCCCCGATGATGCTCGGTAGATTCCAGATGCCGGGTGCCGAAGAGAATAGTAAATAACGCCAGAACCAGCGTGATGTACCACGCCGCATCCCGCCAGGCCGCCTGGGTCAGGAAAGGGTCCGACAAGCCATCGGATTCCGAGAGCACGGTAAAACCCATGGCGATCGCTTTGAGCTGTAGCGCGATATAGGGAACGCTCCCCACGAGTGCAAAGACTGAAATCAGCGCCGCCAGAGTTTGGGACTTGCCGTAACGCGAAGCGATGAAATCCGCGATGGACGTACTGTTATTGCGCTTGCTGATGTAGATGATTCGGCGCAGGAGTGAGGAGCCGAACAGAAAAACCAGCAAAGGCCCCAAATAGATGGGAAGAAAGCCAAGGCCCTCTTGGGTTGCTCGGCCGACCGCGCCGTAGAACGTCCAAGAGGTAAAGTAAACTGCTAGGGAGAGCGCATAAATATGCGTGCGCGCGAACTTCTTTCGGTAAAGGCCAGGGTGGCGGTCGCCAGCCCAGGCCACGGTAAAAAGCAGGGAAATATAGGTGATTGAAATAAGGACCAGTAACCAGCCACTCAGCATAGATAGCCTTTGCGGTGATGCATCTTCAAACGTTGCTTTCAGGTACGCCGATCAAGTGCATACAGCCCCCAGTAGACGGTCATCGTCTGCCAGTTTTTGCAACGACTGAACCATCGCCTCACCGTTTTCAGAGACGGGCACGAGTTGCTGTTCTACGCAATTGAGCAGATAAACCTGCTCCTCGACGGAGTCAGTGTAGGACTTCTCAAATCGATAGAGGTAAAAGCTGAACACTTTGGGGTTCTGTTCGTCCGCCACGATACTGCTGGTATCCACTACGGTAAAACGCGAAGTTTGGGGTACGACTAGGCTCCAGGGGCGCCAGATAACGCTCTCTTGCTCCTCGCTGACAACTACGGCGTCTTCCGGTAGCTGGGATTGTTTGAGGTCGAACCAGGTGTATTCCATATACGCCATGTAGGCGAGCATCCCGGCGCCGCCAAACACAGGGACCAGCCACCGCGGCGCTTTCTTGGCGGTAACAGCGCGGATGCCCATCGCGATACCTGCTGCGCCCAGGCCTGCAAAAACCGTTGCTACGAAATTCCAGAACATCGGGGTTCCTTAAATAAAGCGGGCTTCCCCCGTGGAGGAAGCCCGCTAAGGATGGCTATCTGCAGATCAGCATCTGCAGGGAATCATATTATGAATCAATGGTCGGTGGCACCACCAGCCCCGCGGGGATAGCGCACGCTTTCGACCAGCTCCTGGATCTCTACCGGAGGCTCTTCTGTGGCATTGGATACCAGGAAGGCGACCGTAAAGTTAACCACTGCACCCACCGCACCGATGGACAATGGAGAGATACCCAGGATCCAGTACTCCGCGGTATCAGGCAGGTTGTTAGTGCCGGGAATGAACAGCCAGCCCTTGTACACGAAGATGTAGATCAGCGTGAAAGCCAGACCGGTGAGCATGCCGGCAATCGCACCCTTGTTGTTCACGCGCTTGGAGAAGATCCCCATCATCAGCACCGGGAACAGGGAAGCGGCGGCAATACCGAAGGCGAGCGCGACCACCTGCGCGGCGAACCCCGGGGGATTGGCGCCCAGATAGGTTGCCACCACAATGGCGACGGCCATGGAAATCCGCGCAGCCATCAGCTCACCTTTCTCCGAGATCTTCGGATTGATGCCACCTTTGATCAGGTCGTGACTGACGGCGGAGGATATCGCTAACAAGAGTCCGGCAGCGGTGGACAATGCAGCCGCTAGACCACCGGCAGCGATCAAGCCAATCACCCAGCCGGGCAGGTTGGCAATCTCCGGGTTGGCCAGTACCAGGATATCCCGGTTGACCTCCAGCTCGTTACCTTGCCAGCCACGAGCCTGGGCCGTGGATTCAAAGGATTCGGACGCATTGTAGAGTTGGATAAGGCCATCGTTGTTCTTGTCCTCGAACTGGATGAGGCCAGTCACTTCCCACTCGCGCACCCAGTTCGGGCGCTGTTCATACTCGATCGGCTGAGATGTCGGGCCTTCCGGGTAGATCGTCTGCATCAGGTTCAAACGAGCCATGGACGCAACGGCCGGCGCTGTCAGATAAAGCAGAGCGATAAAGACCAGTGCCCAGCCGGCAGACCAGCGTGCATCGGCCACTTTCGGTACGGTAAAGAAGCGAATGATAACGTGGGGTAGGCCTGCGGTACCGATCATCAGCGTCAGGGTGAACAGCACCATGTTCAGCTTATTGTCGACGTCCGCCGTGTACTCGTTGAAGCCGAGTTCGGTAATGACCTGATTCAGCTTGGCCAGGAGCGGCATGCCGGAGGCATTATGCTCGGAGAACAGACCCAGTGCCGGGATGGGATTGCCGGTCAGCTCAAGCGAAATGAACACCGCCGGAATAGTATAGGCGACGATCAGGACGCAGTACTGGGCAACCTGGGTGTAGGTGATCCCCTTCATGCCGCCGAGCACCGCGTAGATGAATACGACGATGGCTGCGATAATCAGCCCTGTCGTAGAGTCAACCTCAAGGAAGCGAGAGAAGGCAACGCCGGCACCGGCCATCTGGCCAATAACGTAGGTCACCGAAGCCACGATCAGACAGATGACTGCGACCAGTCGTGCGTTGCGGCTGTAGAAACGATCACCGATAAACTCAGGTACCGTAAACTTGCCGAACTTCCGCAGGTAAGGGGCGAGCAACATTGCCAGGAGCACGTAGCCGCCGGTCCAGCCCATCAGGAAGGTAGAGTTGGCGTAGCCGCCGGCTGCAATAAGGCCGGCCATGGAAATAAAGGACGCAGCAGACATCCAGTCAGCGCCGATCGCCATCCCGTTGGTAATGGGATGAATGCCACCGCCAGCGACGTAGAAATCTTTGGTGGTGCCGGCCTTGGCCCAGATAGCGATCAAAATATAGAGGAGGAACGAGCCCCCAACGAACAACAGGTTAATTGCAAACTGGCTCATCGGTCTTACTCCTCGTGCAGGCCGAATTGTCTATCGAGCTTGTTCATTTTCCACGCGTAGAAGAAGATCAAGACGATAAAGGTGAGGATGGAACCCTGCTGGGCGAACCAGAAACCAAGATCGGTTCCTCCAACGGGTATCCCGGCCAGAAGAGGACGGAAGAGTATGGCGCAACCATAGGATACGAATGCCCAGACAATCAGGCACCCGATAATCAGGCGTAGGTTGGCCTTCCAGTATTTCACTGCGTTATCAGGGTTGTGCGACATAACAGCTCTCCAATGTTGTTTTTATTGAACATGGGCTATTGGTAGGCGTTTCTATTTTGTTAAGAATAGTCTTGCTAAAAATCCTCGCTAGTAAGTTATTAACTTTTTTCCATCTTTCTTCACTACCAGACTCTACCCGGCGCCATGCTTATAGATATTGGCAAATAGTCTAAGAACGCGCTGAATAGACCTATTTCCTATTGAAGCTGCTCTCCTGCCGCTGCGGGAAAAAGTGTCTTGGGGGCTGTGGTCGGCGTTGTTTCTGTCTGCAACCAAGAGGCTTGGGTCCAAGAAAGATAGACCACATCACGGACTTTGAAGGTGTTTGAGGCGCCGCCCGATGCGAAGTTTTTCGTTAAGTTGAGACAGCGTGCTCAGATCCTCGCGAATGGCGCGATTCAGCGCGATGAGCGCAAGTTCGGCCGTCGCCATGGCATCCGCTGCTGCGTGATGACGTTCACTTACCTGCAACCCGAAGTGATCGGTCCAGTCGTCAAGACGTCCGCCGCTGCCGGGGGGCTCGAAGAGTGCGGGCAGAATCTCGGCAACGTCCAGCCAGGTGTGTTCGCGGGTGTAGCCCAATTGAGCTTTTAAGGCCTTTTCCAGAAAGCGTTTGTCGAACGCGGAATGGAACGCGAGGATCGGGTCCCCATTCATCCAGCTCAACAGACGTATCAGTGCTTCTTCGATCTCGTGTCCGCGGGTCAGCGCATCCGGTCCGATGCCATGGATAAGCACCGTTTCCCGGATATCCAGCTCCGGGCGCCTGAGGATAAGATCGAACTGATTCGCCAAGGGGATGCCAAGGTTTTCGATGGCGACGGCACCGATCGCGATGACATGGTCTTTGGCCGGATTGAGGCCTGTGGTCTCGAGGTCGAGCACGATCAGCCGTTGTCCGGTCAGCGGTTCCGGCCCAGGTGTTTTCGCGCGCGGCAGATGTTCCAGGCCCGGGCGGTCGGGGTCGTTGGAGAAGTAGTGCTCAAGCCACTCTTTTATACGATGAATCATTGCCGATGCGAGCCCGCCGTTAAAGGAGATATCGGGTTTCCAGTTTTTGCTGAAGCCGTTGAGCCTGGCGGAAGGATTCCCGGAGGATACGTCGATCCAGTGGGTTCAGGTCGTCGGGGTTAATGTAGTTATTGAGAGGCTGTTGGTTCTTGAGTTGCTCTTGATGCGCTCGCATGCGGAGGGCCTGAATCAGGCTATACGCTTCCTTCCAGGCACTGGCATCTTTGCGGTCGAAGACGCCTTTCTGTGCCAGTTTCTCCATTCGCTCGAGCGTGTTGGATTCGCCGATGCCGCAGGCCAGGGCGAACACTCGAGCCGATTCCACAAACGGTGCCAGCCCCTGCCGTTTGAGGTCCAGGGTATTCTTCTTGCCGTCCGGCGCATAACGAAATCCGCGAAAAATCGTCAACGGCGGGCGACGGGTTACGGCATTGCCAGCCAGCATCTTCTGAAACAGTGCGTTCTTCTGTATTCGCTTGAGTACCCGGCGCAACAGGCGCTCCAGCGCTTCCGTAGCACCGAACACCGCGCGCATATCCAGAAAAATGGAGGAATAGACCAGGTTCTGCGGCGTTGAAGCATCGATAAACCGTACGAACCAGTCGTCCCACTCCTTTTCGCTCAGGCACAGCTTGGGGTTACTTGCCATGATGTTGCCCTTGCAAAGCGTAAAGCCGCAGTCGGCAAGTTCGTTATTGACGATTTCTGCGAAAGGCAGCAGTTTTTCCCGAACCTGATCTTCGGTCATGCCCACCGGTGTTTCGAAGAGAATGCCGTTGTCCTGATCGGTCAACAGGGTCTGTTCCTGCCGCCCCTCACTGCCGAACGTGAGCCAGGTAAATGGAATGCCCGGATCGTGACGCTGAATGTTCAGCTCCAGCACGCGCCGAACCGTCGCGTCATTAAGTGTGGTGATGATCTTCACGATTTGGCCGGAGTCGGCCCCGTAGGCGAGCATCGTGTCCACCAGTTTGGCGACCTGAGAGCGCAGGCTGACCAATGTGCGCAGATGAGACGCTTTGCCGATAGTGCGCGCCAGATGCACCAAATCGACACGCTGCAGGGAAAACAGGTCCCGCTGTGAAACCACGCCGATCAGGCGTTTCTCCTCGTCAATGACACAGAGGTGGGCGAAATGATGCTCCGCCATCAGCATCGCCGCCTCGAAGGCATCGGCATCGGCAGGCAGCGCGTAGGGTTCGCGGGTCATGGCCTGGCCGATGGGCGTGCTCAGGGTGGCGCTTTCTTCTGCCACCATGGTTCGTAGGTCATGCAGCGTGAATATCCCGATGGGGCGGCGTTCGTCATCGGTGATAATGATGCTACCCACATTGTTTTCGTGCATACGGGCTACGGCCTTTCGCACCGGCAGATCCGGCGAGCATACGATAGGATTGCGTAGCGCATAGCGGTCTAGCGGTGTATCTAACGAATGACTGGGGCCGA
Coding sequences:
- a CDS encoding DUF4212 domain-containing protein, translating into MSHNPDNAVKYWKANLRLIIGCLIVWAFVSYGCAILFRPLLAGIPVGGTDLGFWFAQQGSILTFIVLIFFYAWKMNKLDRQFGLHEE
- a CDS encoding 3'-5' exonuclease; translated protein: MIHRIKEWLEHYFSNDPDRPGLEHLPRAKTPGPEPLTGQRLIVLDLETTGLNPAKDHVIAIGAVAIENLGIPLANQFDLILRRPELDIRETVLIHGIGPDALTRGHEIEEALIRLLSWMNGDPILAFHSAFDKRFLEKALKAQLGYTREHTWLDVAEILPALFEPPGSGGRLDDWTDHFGLQVSERHHAAADAMATAELALIALNRAIREDLSTLSQLNEKLRIGRRLKHLQSP
- a CDS encoding putative nucleotidyltransferase substrate binding domain-containing protein, which encodes MPAEPREPHSQNIRAIMAFLREHAPFSNMDEAHLAHFAEHCVLKFYADEDIVLSPDEGPVKTFNVVKQGLIRGERTGKAGATETTFEISQGECFPLAALIGERPTRTLHRASGDTFCLSLSHGAFVTLFSESEPFRDFCLRGVSSLLDQVNQRIQSGAMASIGPSHSLDTPLDRYALRNPIVCSPDLPVRKAVARMHENNVGSIIITDDERRPIGIFTLHDLRTMVAEESATLSTPIGQAMTREPYALPADADAFEAAMLMAEHHFAHLCVIDEEKRLIGVVSQRDLFSLQRVDLVHLARTIGKASHLRTLVSLRSQVAKLVDTMLAYGADSGQIVKIITTLNDATVRRVLELNIQRHDPGIPFTWLTFGSEGRQEQTLLTDQDNGILFETPVGMTEDQVREKLLPFAEIVNNELADCGFTLCKGNIMASNPKLCLSEKEWDDWFVRFIDASTPQNLVYSSIFLDMRAVFGATEALERLLRRVLKRIQKNALFQKMLAGNAVTRRPPLTIFRGFRYAPDGKKNTLDLKRQGLAPFVESARVFALACGIGESNTLERMEKLAQKGVFDRKDASAWKEAYSLIQALRMRAHQEQLKNQQPLNNYINPDDLNPLDRRILRESFRQAQRLQQKLETRYLL